The following are encoded in a window of Amycolatopsis solani genomic DNA:
- a CDS encoding GMC oxidoreductase, producing MDYDVLVIGSGFGGSVTALRLTEKGYRVGVLETGRRFADDEFAKTSWRLRKYLWAPALGCFGIQRLTLLKNTFVMSGSGVGGGSLVYANTLYEPPDKFYEDPQWAHITDWKAELAPYYDQAKRMLGVVENPATTAADRVLRDVAEDMGIGHTYRRTPVGVYFGQSGVDPFFGGAGPARQSCTLCGECMTGCRVGAKNTTVKNYLYLAEQAGAEVHPLTTAVSVRPIDGGYAVDTRRTGGLSRRTFTATQVVFSAASLGTQRLLHRMRDNGTLPHVSPRLGLLARTNSEAVLAARSLREDTDYSRGVAITSSIHPDAVTHVEPVRYGRGSNVMGLMATVLVDGVPGRKRWVLGLRELWRSRRDLLRIHNPRHWSERMIGLLVMQTLDNSVTTYTKRGLFGRRMTTRQGAGAPSPEWIPAGHEVTRRVASKIGGLPQGAWTDMLNTPITGHFIGGCTIGDSPASGVVDPYQRLYGHPGLHVVDGSAITANLGVNPSLTITAQAERAMAFWPNHGEADPRPALGTEYRRVAAVAPKNPAVPSEAPGALRLPVVER from the coding sequence ATGGACTACGACGTCCTCGTGATCGGCTCGGGCTTCGGCGGCAGCGTGACCGCGTTGCGGCTGACCGAGAAGGGCTACCGCGTCGGCGTGCTGGAGACCGGCCGCCGCTTCGCCGACGACGAGTTCGCCAAGACGTCGTGGCGGCTGCGGAAGTACCTGTGGGCGCCCGCGCTGGGCTGTTTCGGCATCCAGCGGCTGACGTTGCTGAAGAACACCTTCGTGATGAGCGGCTCCGGCGTCGGCGGTGGTTCGCTGGTGTACGCGAACACGCTGTACGAGCCCCCGGACAAGTTCTACGAAGACCCGCAGTGGGCGCACATCACGGACTGGAAGGCCGAGCTGGCGCCGTACTACGACCAGGCGAAGCGGATGCTCGGCGTGGTCGAAAACCCGGCGACGACGGCGGCCGACCGGGTGCTGCGGGACGTGGCCGAAGACATGGGCATCGGCCACACCTACCGCCGCACGCCGGTCGGGGTCTACTTCGGACAGTCCGGAGTGGACCCGTTCTTCGGCGGCGCGGGCCCGGCGCGGCAGTCGTGCACGCTGTGCGGCGAGTGCATGACCGGCTGCCGGGTCGGGGCGAAGAACACGACGGTGAAGAACTACCTCTACCTGGCCGAGCAGGCGGGCGCGGAGGTGCACCCGCTGACGACGGCGGTGTCCGTCCGGCCGATCGACGGCGGCTACGCGGTGGACACGCGACGGACCGGCGGCCTTTCGCGGCGGACGTTCACCGCGACGCAGGTGGTGTTCTCGGCGGCTTCGCTGGGAACGCAACGACTGCTGCACCGCATGCGCGACAACGGAACGCTGCCGCACGTGTCCCCGCGGCTCGGGCTCCTGGCCCGCACGAACTCCGAGGCGGTGCTGGCGGCGCGGTCGCTGCGCGAGGACACGGACTATTCGCGGGGCGTCGCGATCACGTCGTCGATCCACCCGGACGCGGTGACGCACGTGGAGCCGGTGCGGTACGGGCGCGGCAGCAACGTGATGGGCCTGATGGCGACGGTGCTCGTCGACGGCGTGCCGGGCCGCAAGCGCTGGGTGCTGGGGTTGCGCGAGTTGTGGCGTTCTCGCCGCGACCTGCTGCGCATCCACAACCCGCGGCACTGGTCGGAGCGGATGATCGGGCTGCTGGTGATGCAGACGCTCGACAACTCCGTGACGACGTACACGAAACGCGGCCTGTTCGGCCGCCGCATGACGACCCGCCAAGGCGCGGGCGCGCCGTCCCCGGAGTGGATCCCGGCGGGCCACGAGGTGACCCGCCGGGTCGCTTCGAAGATCGGCGGCCTCCCCCAGGGCGCGTGGACGGACATGCTGAACACCCCGATCACGGGCCACTTCATCGGCGGCTGCACGATCGGCGACTCCCCCGCGTCGGGCGTGGTCGACCCGTACCAGCGGCTGTACGGCCACCCGGGCCTGCACGTGGTGGACGGCTCGGCGATCACGGCGAACCTGGGCGTGAACCCGTCACTGACGATCACGGCCCAGGCGGAGCGGGCGATGGCGTTCTGGCCGAACCACGGGGAAGCGGACCCACGCCCGGCGTTGGGCACGGAGTACCGACGGGTGGCGGCGGTGGCCCCGAAGAACCCGGCGGTGCCGTCGGAGGCCCCGGGTGCGCTGCGCTTGCCGGTGGTGGAACGGTGA
- a CDS encoding flavin-containing monooxygenase has translation MSSSAKGPSVLIVGTGFGGIGTAIELKRAGFTDFTILESAAEAGGVWRDNTYPGAACDIPSPLYSFSFEPNPRWPKRFSYQPDILAYLRGVITKYGLEPHIRYRTEVTAAAFDEARGVWVVETKGGETYEANVFVPAVGQLSRPVLPDIPGREDFAGDAFHSARWDHGVELTGKRVAVIGTGASAVQFVPELRKHAQHVTVFQRTPPYVMAKSDPSYRKWQHWLFEHLPPTQLLGRLRIFLLAEYATFAMTKHPVLAKMFELRTAQLRRRHIKDRELRAKLTPSYPLGCKRILFTNDYLPALAQPNVDVETRRITSLTEKGVRVEDGTEIEADVVVYGTGFAATDFLGPMEVRGLGGRSLAEEWSGGARAYLGMTVPGFPNLFCVYGPNTNLGAGSIIYMLERQARYIRQAVEQLARPGVSYLDVRPDVEQRYDDEVQDRLGHSVWSACTSWYRQADGRVTTNWPGLVTEYDRRTRRLDPADYRVVA, from the coding sequence ATGAGTAGTTCGGCGAAGGGGCCGTCGGTGCTGATCGTGGGCACCGGCTTCGGTGGCATCGGCACGGCGATCGAGCTGAAGCGGGCCGGGTTCACCGACTTCACGATCCTGGAGAGCGCGGCCGAGGCCGGCGGGGTCTGGCGCGACAACACCTACCCCGGCGCCGCCTGCGACATCCCGTCGCCGCTGTACTCCTTCTCCTTCGAGCCCAACCCGCGGTGGCCGAAGCGGTTCTCCTACCAGCCGGACATCCTCGCCTACCTGCGCGGCGTCATCACCAAGTACGGCCTCGAGCCGCACATCCGGTACCGGACCGAGGTCACCGCGGCCGCGTTCGACGAAGCCCGCGGCGTCTGGGTCGTCGAGACGAAGGGCGGCGAAACGTACGAGGCGAACGTCTTCGTACCCGCCGTCGGGCAGCTGTCGCGACCGGTGCTGCCGGACATCCCCGGCCGCGAGGACTTCGCCGGCGACGCCTTCCACTCCGCGCGCTGGGACCACGGCGTCGAGCTGACCGGCAAGCGCGTCGCCGTGATCGGGACCGGGGCCAGCGCCGTGCAGTTCGTGCCCGAACTGCGCAAGCACGCCCAGCACGTCACCGTCTTCCAGCGCACGCCGCCGTACGTCATGGCGAAGTCCGATCCGAGTTACCGGAAGTGGCAGCACTGGCTGTTCGAGCACCTGCCGCCCACGCAGCTGCTCGGCAGGCTGCGCATCTTCCTGCTCGCCGAGTACGCGACCTTCGCGATGACGAAGCACCCCGTGCTGGCGAAGATGTTCGAGCTGCGGACCGCGCAGCTGCGGCGCCGCCACATCAAGGACCGCGAGCTGCGCGCGAAGCTGACGCCGTCCTACCCCCTCGGCTGCAAGCGGATCCTCTTCACCAACGACTACCTGCCCGCGCTGGCCCAGCCGAACGTCGACGTCGAGACGCGGCGGATCACCTCGCTCACCGAAAAGGGCGTGCGCGTCGAAGACGGGACGGAGATCGAGGCGGACGTCGTGGTCTACGGCACCGGGTTCGCCGCGACGGACTTCCTCGGCCCGATGGAGGTGCGCGGCCTCGGCGGCCGCTCGCTCGCGGAGGAGTGGTCCGGCGGCGCGCGGGCGTACCTCGGCATGACCGTGCCCGGGTTCCCGAACCTGTTCTGCGTCTACGGGCCGAACACCAACCTCGGCGCCGGGTCGATCATCTACATGCTCGAGCGCCAAGCCCGCTACATCCGCCAAGCGGTCGAGCAGCTCGCCCGGCCCGGCGTGTCCTATTTGGACGTGCGGCCCGACGTCGAGCAGCGCTACGACGACGAGGTGCAGGACCGGCTGGGCCACAGCGTGTGGAGCGCCTGCACGAGCTGGTACCGCCAAGCCGACGGCCGCGTCACGACCAACTGGCCGGGCCTGGTCACCGAGTACGACCGCCGGACCCGGCGGCTCGACCCCGCCGACTACCGGGTGGTGGCGTGA
- a CDS encoding chitinase — protein sequence MVPKVRIALLSLLSVVALSLGVTFVLAGSASAANILANPGFEAGTSGWTCTSTPTAVSTPVHSGSRALSASPSSSDNAQCSQTLTVSANTAYKLSAWVQGSYVYLGVSGSATTSTWTPGTSGYQQLSLNFTTGSSTSLTVYLHGWYGQPTYYADDVNLDGPGTPPPTTPTTPTTPTTPTTPPTTTTPPTTTTPPPTQGDLPKHVLTGYWQNFYNGAKALKLADVPTKYNIIAVSFADATGTPGAVSFTLDSGLSSQLGGYTDAQFKADVKTVQARGQKVIISVGGQNGTISVSDSSSATNFANSVKSLISNYGFDGVDIDLENGINATYMGQALRSIYNGGGKVITMAPQTIDMQSTQGGYFQLALGIKDILTVVNMQYYNSGTMLGCNGSVYAQGTVDFLTALACIQLQGGLRADQVGLGLPASSQAAGGGYQAPANTVSALNCLAKGTSCGSFKPSATYPAIRGAMTWSINWDASNGYAFANTVSAGLAGLP from the coding sequence GTGGTCCCCAAGGTTCGCATCGCTCTGCTTTCGTTACTTTCCGTGGTCGCACTGAGTCTCGGTGTGACGTTCGTGCTCGCCGGCAGCGCTTCGGCGGCGAACATCCTGGCCAACCCCGGCTTCGAGGCCGGCACCTCGGGCTGGACGTGCACCAGCACGCCCACCGCGGTGAGCACGCCGGTGCACAGCGGCAGCCGCGCCCTGAGCGCGTCGCCGTCGTCGTCGGACAACGCGCAGTGCTCGCAGACGCTCACCGTTTCGGCGAACACGGCGTACAAGCTGTCGGCGTGGGTCCAGGGCAGCTACGTCTACCTCGGTGTCTCCGGTTCCGCGACGACCAGCACCTGGACGCCGGGCACCAGCGGCTACCAGCAGCTGTCGCTGAACTTCACCACCGGCTCGAGCACGTCGCTGACGGTTTACCTGCACGGCTGGTACGGCCAGCCGACGTACTACGCCGACGACGTCAACCTCGACGGCCCGGGCACTCCGCCGCCGACGACCCCGACGACGCCGACCACCCCCACGACGCCGACGACGCCGCCCACCACGACCACGCCGCCGACGACGACCACGCCGCCGCCGACCCAGGGTGACCTGCCGAAGCACGTCCTCACCGGCTACTGGCAGAACTTCTACAACGGCGCGAAGGCGCTGAAGCTGGCGGACGTCCCGACGAAGTACAACATCATCGCCGTGTCGTTCGCCGACGCCACCGGCACGCCGGGCGCGGTGAGCTTCACGCTCGACTCGGGCCTGTCTTCGCAGCTCGGCGGCTACACGGACGCGCAGTTCAAGGCCGACGTGAAGACGGTCCAGGCCCGCGGCCAGAAGGTCATCATCTCGGTCGGCGGCCAGAACGGCACGATCAGCGTCTCCGACTCGTCGTCGGCGACCAACTTCGCGAACAGCGTCAAGTCGCTGATCTCGAACTACGGCTTCGACGGCGTCGACATCGACCTCGAAAACGGCATCAACGCCACCTACATGGGCCAGGCGCTGCGCAGCATCTACAACGGCGGCGGCAAGGTCATCACGATGGCGCCGCAGACGATCGACATGCAGTCCACCCAGGGCGGCTACTTCCAGCTCGCGCTGGGCATCAAGGACATCCTGACGGTCGTCAACATGCAGTACTACAACTCGGGCACCATGCTCGGCTGCAACGGCAGCGTCTACGCGCAGGGCACGGTCGACTTCCTGACCGCGCTGGCCTGCATCCAGCTGCAGGGCGGCCTGCGCGCCGACCAGGTCGGGCTCGGGCTGCCGGCTTCGTCGCAGGCGGCGGGCGGGGGCTACCAGGCACCGGCCAACACGGTCTCGGCGCTGAACTGCCTGGCCAAGGGCACGTCGTGCGGCTCGTTCAAGCCGTCGGCGACCTACCCGGCGATCCGCGGCGCGATGACGTGGTCGATCAACTGGGACGCGTCGAACGGGTACGCGTTCGCCAACACGGTGTCGGCCGGGCTCGCGGGCCTGCCGTAA
- a CDS encoding BTAD domain-containing putative transcriptional regulator yields the protein MIRYSVLGTLEAESGGTLLDVGHARRRYVLAALLAEPNRPVPLDRLVTRVWGANPPHRAAATVRSYLSRLRAAGCAIDRTAHGYLLRVDLDALDLHRFREKVALAREAAGDVTAAALFDDALALWRGEPFAGLDSPWLTEVREGLEAERHAARLDRNDVSLRLGRHAALLAKLPRVAADHPFDERLAGQLILAYYRSGRQADALAHFERVRRRLAGSLGADPGPALRDLHRRILAGDPELDAPLARTGARTGSLIELAAIRAVATLLIVAREGDFEAAAWRVRSTADALEKEIGELEAEIGGALVVSGEGGVRLTELGERLRAGARAGVAELAAIFTETRMAERRISGRLRVGYVASLGGELAARVTAEFERRHPACRVTLTPTRIGQRWNETDLLAEGDLDLVLHWSPGGDTRSFEQPNLRTGPALLTLPRGLLLRDDHPLASRTTVSLEDLADHRLLDPGKALNPVARDLWAPPVTPSGRPIPRTEEDVPQLIGRTRIGAEDMLSLVARGIGLHISVVSLLERYPFPGLRVIPVVDIPPMLAVPVWRVSEENEAIRAYVSVAAELTAG from the coding sequence GTGATCAGGTACAGCGTGCTCGGCACCCTCGAAGCCGAGTCCGGCGGCACGCTCCTCGACGTCGGCCACGCGCGGCGCCGGTACGTGCTCGCCGCCCTGCTGGCCGAGCCGAACCGGCCGGTGCCCCTCGACCGGCTCGTCACGCGCGTCTGGGGCGCGAACCCGCCGCACCGGGCGGCCGCGACCGTCCGCAGCTACCTTTCGCGGCTGCGCGCCGCCGGGTGCGCGATCGACCGCACCGCGCACGGCTACCTGCTGCGCGTCGACCTGGACGCGCTCGACCTGCACCGCTTCCGCGAGAAGGTGGCGCTCGCGCGGGAGGCGGCCGGCGACGTCACCGCGGCCGCGTTGTTCGACGACGCGCTGGCGCTGTGGCGGGGCGAACCGTTCGCCGGGCTGGATTCGCCGTGGCTGACCGAGGTCCGGGAGGGCCTGGAAGCCGAGCGGCACGCGGCCCGGCTGGACCGCAACGACGTCTCGCTGCGGCTCGGGCGGCACGCGGCGCTGCTGGCGAAGCTGCCCCGCGTCGCCGCGGACCACCCGTTCGACGAGCGGCTCGCCGGCCAGCTGATCCTCGCCTACTACCGCAGCGGGCGGCAGGCGGACGCGCTGGCGCACTTCGAGCGCGTCCGGCGGCGGCTGGCCGGCTCGCTCGGCGCCGACCCCGGCCCGGCGCTGCGGGACCTGCACCGCCGCATCCTGGCCGGCGACCCCGAGCTGGACGCGCCGCTCGCGCGGACCGGCGCCCGGACCGGGTCGCTGATCGAGCTGGCCGCGATCCGCGCGGTCGCGACGTTGCTGATCGTGGCGCGCGAAGGCGACTTCGAGGCGGCGGCGTGGCGGGTCCGCAGCACGGCCGACGCGCTGGAGAAGGAGATCGGCGAGCTGGAAGCCGAGATCGGCGGCGCGCTGGTGGTCTCCGGCGAAGGCGGCGTCCGGCTGACGGAGCTGGGGGAGCGGCTGCGCGCGGGCGCCCGGGCGGGCGTGGCCGAGCTGGCGGCGATCTTCACCGAGACCCGGATGGCCGAGCGCCGCATCAGCGGCCGGCTGCGCGTGGGCTATGTGGCGAGCCTCGGGGGCGAGCTGGCGGCGCGCGTGACGGCGGAGTTCGAGCGCCGCCACCCGGCGTGCCGCGTGACCCTGACCCCGACCCGCATCGGCCAGCGCTGGAACGAAACGGACCTGCTCGCCGAGGGCGACCTCGACCTGGTCCTGCACTGGTCCCCGGGCGGCGACACGCGGTCGTTCGAGCAGCCGAACCTGCGCACCGGCCCGGCGCTGCTGACCTTGCCCCGAGGTCTCCTCCTGCGCGACGACCACCCACTCGCGTCACGCACGACGGTGAGCCTGGAGGACCTCGCGGACCACCGCCTGCTGGACCCGGGCAAGGCGCTCAACCCGGTGGCCCGCGACCTGTGGGCCCCGCCGGTCACGCCGTCGGGCCGCCCGATCCCGCGCACCGAGGAGGACGTCCCCCAGCTGATCGGCCGCACCCGCATCGGCGCCGAGGACATGCTTTCCCTGGTGGCGCGCGGCATCGGCCTGCACATTTCGGTGGTCTCGCTGCTGGAGCGCTACCCGTTCCCCGGCCTGCGGGTGATCCCGGTGGTGGACATCCCGCCGATGCTCGCGGTCCCGGTCTGGCGCGTGTCGGAGGAGAACGAAGCGATCCGCGCGTACGTCTCGGTGGCGGCGGAGCTGACGGCGGGCTAG
- a CDS encoding pyridoxamine 5'-phosphate oxidase family protein yields the protein MLPNEVVDVLNRPASQELLARTIARLGYVAQDGTPRTIPIGFTWTGAEFVLCTAKNAAKVRSLKKNPAVALTIDTEAQPPQILLVRGSSTQEALDHVPDEFLQQAKGMPPEQAAAWEAEVRDLYRDGMVRIKITPSWAKLIDFETTLPSAVEELLRRKRG from the coding sequence GTGCTGCCCAACGAGGTCGTCGACGTCCTGAACCGCCCCGCCAGTCAGGAACTCCTCGCCCGGACCATCGCGCGGCTCGGTTACGTCGCCCAAGATGGCACGCCGCGGACGATTCCGATCGGGTTCACCTGGACTGGTGCGGAATTCGTCCTCTGCACGGCCAAGAACGCGGCCAAAGTCCGATCACTGAAGAAGAACCCCGCCGTCGCGCTGACGATCGACACCGAGGCGCAGCCGCCCCAGATCCTGCTCGTCCGCGGGAGCAGCACGCAGGAAGCCCTCGACCACGTCCCCGACGAATTCCTCCAGCAGGCAAAGGGAATGCCGCCCGAGCAGGCCGCCGCTTGGGAGGCCGAGGTCCGCGATCTCTACCGAGACGGCATGGTGCGGATCAAGATAACCCCCTCCTGGGCGAAGCTGATCGACTTCGAAACCACCCTGCCCAGCGCCGTCGAAGAACTGCTTCGCCGGAAGCGCGGCTAG